One Cryptomeria japonica chromosome 9, Sugi_1.0, whole genome shotgun sequence genomic window carries:
- the LOC131042576 gene encoding universal stress protein PHOS32, with translation MEKSMEEPEQKRIVVGVDDSEQSVYALEWTLDHLVVPFIHADRPPFKLFLVHARPTAISVLRMAGPGAAEVLPMVELDLKRIGNRSLEQAKALCHSRSVDDVEIEMVEGDARNVLCDAVEKHTAEMLVVGSHGYGAIKRAVLGSVSDYCAHHAKCTVMIVKKPKH, from the exons ATGGAGAAAAGCATGGAAGAACCCGAGCAGAAGAGAATAGTGGTGGGAGTAGACGATAGCGAGCAGAGCGTATACGCCCTGGAATGGACTCTCGATCATCTGGTCGTCCCCTTCATTCATGCCGATCGTCCGCCCTTCAAGCTTTTCCTCGTCCACGCCCGCCCTACTGCAATATCCGTCCTTCGCATGGCAGGCCCCG GGGCAGCGGAGGTTCTGCCAATGGTGGAACTGGATCTGAAGAGAATCGGCAACAGGTCTTTGGAGCAAGCAAAGGCTCTCTGCCATAGCCGATCG GTGGATGATGTAGAAATAGAGATGGTTGAGGGCGATGCGAGGAACGTGCTGTGCGATGCGGTGGAGAAGCACACGGCAGAGATGTTAGTGGTGGGTAGCCATGGATATGGAGCTATCAAACG GGCTGTTTTGGGAAGTGTAAGCGATTACTGCGCTCATCATGCCAAGTGCACTGTTATGATTGTAAAAAAACCTAAGCACTGA